In a single window of the Bacillales bacterium genome:
- a CDS encoding LysR family transcriptional regulator has product MDQHLLVFVTVAEKKNFSRAAEALHMTQPAVSQYVKTLEQDINATLLERNNKMVRMTKAGEVVYHHAKEILGLYARMKTLVVDLMQTAGGPLAIGASYSFGEYVLPQLLADLLQQYPLIKPSVMIGNSASVADKISRRQLDIGIIEGDVHDQKLAVQPLVKDYMMVVVSHNHRFARKKQVELADLQQETWIVREEGSGTREMTEKMFSLHQFKPEKTMEFGSTQLIKESVAAGIGVSFLSQWTIRRDLEAGTLKALPLKEFPFTRNFSLITQATPFQTKAAKVFLELMEQNAPRLHLFD; this is encoded by the coding sequence ATGGATCAACATTTACTCGTGTTTGTCACCGTCGCTGAGAAGAAAAACTTCTCCCGCGCTGCCGAAGCTTTACATATGACACAACCCGCTGTGAGCCAATACGTGAAAACGCTGGAACAAGATATAAACGCGACGCTTTTGGAACGGAACAATAAAATGGTGAGGATGACGAAAGCCGGGGAAGTCGTCTATCATCACGCGAAAGAAATTCTCGGGTTATACGCGCGCATGAAAACGTTGGTTGTCGATTTAATGCAGACAGCAGGAGGGCCGTTGGCGATCGGGGCAAGTTATTCGTTTGGGGAATATGTACTGCCTCAGCTGCTTGCCGACTTGCTGCAGCAGTATCCGCTAATCAAACCCTCGGTCATGATCGGAAACTCTGCCTCAGTCGCAGACAAGATTTCTCGTCGACAGTTGGACATCGGCATCATTGAGGGGGATGTGCATGACCAAAAGCTGGCGGTTCAACCGCTTGTGAAGGATTACATGATGGTCGTTGTTTCTCATAATCATCGGTTTGCCCGAAAGAAACAGGTCGAGCTGGCTGATCTCCAACAGGAAACATGGATTGTACGGGAAGAAGGATCCGGAACGAGGGAAATGACGGAAAAAATGTTTTCGCTTCATCAATTCAAGCCGGAAAAAACGATGGAGTTCGGCAGCACACAATTAATCAAGGAATCAGTTGCAGCCGGTATCGGCGTATCCTTTTTGTCGCAGTGGACGATCCGCCGGGATCTGGAAGCCGGCACTTTAAAGGCGTTGCCGTTGAAAGAGTTTCCGTTCACGAGAAATTTTTCATTGATCACGCAAGCCACCCCATTTCAAACAAAAGCGGCAAAAGTATTTTTGGAACTGATGGAACAAAATGCCCCCCGACTCCATCTTTTTGATTGA